Genomic window (Rossellomorea aquimaris):
CAGATAAACTTTGGCACCTTTCAGTCTTCCGTCTACTTCAGCTTCGATAAAACCATTTCCTACCTTCACTTTTGCTCCCATTGCTTCAAAGCCTTTTAAGTGTTGGTCAATCGGTCTTGATCCAATGGCACATCCACCAGGAAGCGCAACACGTGCTTTACCTGTACGTCCAAGTAATGATCCCATAACAAGAACGGATGCACGCATTTTTCGAACATATTCGAACGGTGCTTCTACAAACAACTCTCTTGATGCATTCACGATGACTTCACCATGGTTAAACTCTACATCTGTATTTAAATGACGTAATACTTCATTAATCGTATATACATCGGAGAGTGGTGGTACATTTTTAATGACACTATTTCCTTCACTTGCTAATAATGTAGCAGCGATGACTGGTAAAACGGCATTCTTTGCTCCTTCAACTTGCACTGTACCGCTTAAACGCTGACCGCCGCGGACGATAATTTTTTCCAAGAGTATTCCCCTCCGCGTCCAATTTCTCTATATTAATATTCAATAATTAGGATGGGTGTGCCAATCACAAAGGTTGTCTTAGCGCCCATTCCGCTTTTCCGTATACCTAGTTGTATATTCATATCATCATTTTTTGTTGGTATAGTCCGTGACATTTGTTCCGAGTAAGCTGAAATGGAATAAAAGTCTTGTTCTTTAAGTGATTCCAGTTCTTTTGCGTCTAATTTCGACATTAATTCGACAGCCTGATTCGACAAAACTTTCTCAAGCTTATCATTGAATTCGCCTTTTATACAAGAGAAAATCATAGGTTTAGTAGTAAAAATGATTTCCATATTTGGGATAAACTCCGTATTGATATAATGCTTCGTCTTTTCTCCCAACGCTTTCTGATTTCCGCGCATCT
Coding sequences:
- a CDS encoding YwmB family TATA-box binding protein, translated to MTRYLYIILIFFVGLGFLPVINGNNTIEANHLLDIEKLDQAIVHSQGRITEWSLYARENKKSFTNKGFAKYSTTMQERFSDFEWVTKRSAEEVMVVGQRQTSHGEETIKLQHTLTNKQSVSYSMYEMRGNQKALGEKTKHYINTEFIPNMEIIFTTKPMIFSCIKGEFNDKLEKVLSNQAVELMSKLDAKELESLKEQDFYSISAYSEQMSRTIPTKNDDMNIQLGIRKSGMGAKTTFVIGTPILIIEY